One Halobacteriovorax sp. GB3 genomic window carries:
- the accC gene encoding acetyl-CoA carboxylase biotin carboxylase subunit: protein MKFKKILIANRGEIAVRILRTCKELGIETVCVHSTADENSLHVKLADESVCIGPAKSALSYLNIPAILSAAEITGAEAIHPGFGFLSENKEFAELCAKWGIEFIGPNVECIDKMGSKILSKELAEAAGIPILKPIKVNGRTDSDIVADVERMGYPVLIKASAGGGGRGMQMIDDPKNLLPAITRLKTEAKAGFGDDTLFVEKFITNPRHVEVQILADKHGNVIHLGERDCTVQRRFQKVVEESPCPVLTEQKRQEICQSAVDLAKHVGYDSVGTVEYLYDQDEQKFYFMEMNTRIQVEHPVTEQRTGVDLIAQQIRSAENEVLEFKQEDIKFSGHSIECRINAEDPVTSMPSPGEIIYYHRPAGIGVRVDDFIYSGYKVPPFYDSMIAKVIVTARNRDECLDRMRRALNETFIDGIKTNKDLHLSIIDDPDFRGNNYATNFLALKMK, encoded by the coding sequence ATGAAATTTAAAAAAATCTTAATTGCGAACCGTGGAGAAATTGCGGTTCGTATTCTTAGAACGTGTAAAGAGCTTGGTATTGAAACAGTTTGTGTTCATTCGACAGCTGATGAAAACTCGCTTCACGTAAAGCTTGCTGATGAGTCGGTCTGTATTGGTCCTGCAAAGTCAGCTCTTTCATATCTTAATATTCCAGCAATTCTTTCTGCAGCAGAGATCACTGGTGCTGAAGCAATTCACCCAGGGTTTGGTTTTCTTTCAGAGAATAAAGAATTTGCTGAACTTTGTGCTAAATGGGGTATTGAGTTTATTGGACCAAATGTTGAATGTATCGACAAAATGGGAAGTAAGATTCTTTCAAAAGAGCTTGCTGAAGCCGCAGGTATTCCAATTCTAAAGCCAATTAAGGTGAATGGAAGAACTGACTCTGATATCGTCGCTGATGTAGAGAGAATGGGCTACCCTGTTCTTATCAAAGCATCTGCCGGAGGTGGTGGACGCGGGATGCAAATGATCGACGACCCAAAAAATCTTCTACCTGCTATTACAAGACTGAAGACGGAAGCGAAAGCTGGATTTGGTGATGATACATTATTTGTAGAAAAATTCATTACAAACCCAAGACACGTTGAAGTTCAGATTCTTGCAGATAAGCATGGCAATGTGATTCACCTTGGTGAAAGAGATTGTACTGTTCAGAGAAGATTTCAAAAAGTTGTTGAAGAGTCGCCTTGTCCTGTTTTAACAGAACAAAAGCGTCAAGAAATTTGCCAATCTGCTGTTGATCTAGCAAAGCACGTTGGTTATGACTCTGTTGGAACGGTTGAATATCTTTACGATCAAGACGAGCAAAAATTCTACTTCATGGAAATGAACACAAGAATTCAGGTAGAACACCCTGTAACTGAACAAAGAACAGGTGTTGACTTAATTGCTCAACAAATTCGTTCAGCTGAAAATGAAGTACTAGAGTTTAAACAAGAAGACATTAAGTTCTCTGGACACTCTATTGAATGCCGTATTAATGCTGAAGATCCTGTTACTTCCATGCCATCTCCAGGTGAGATTATCTATTATCACCGCCCAGCTGGTATTGGAGTTAGAGTTGATGATTTCATCTACTCTGGTTACAAGGTACCACCATTTTATGATTCGATGATTGCAAAAGTTATCGTTACAGCTCGTAACAGAGATGAGTGTTTAGATAGAATGAGACGTGCTCTTAATGAAACATTCATTGATGGAATTAAGACAAATAAAGATCTACATTTATCGATAATTGATGACCCTGACTTCAGGGGAAATAATTACGCTACAAACTTTCTTGCTCTTAAAATGAAGTAA
- the efp gene encoding elongation factor P, giving the protein MEFQTTDFRKGLKVEVDDKPYLIVKCDFTNPGKGSAFYKVKLKNLENGNVLERTYKSGVSTGVMKPDLDEKEVEYMYGDTDGFNFMDQSTYETIHVTTEQCGDAVNYLQEGIKLYVLYYKGNPISIELPNFVELKVTQTDPGLKGDTAQGGLKKAIMETGLQVNVPLFINEGELLKIDTRTGEYVERVKS; this is encoded by the coding sequence ATGGAATTTCAAACTACAGATTTTAGAAAAGGTCTTAAAGTAGAAGTTGATGATAAGCCATATCTTATCGTTAAATGTGACTTCACAAACCCTGGAAAAGGTTCTGCTTTCTATAAAGTTAAACTTAAAAACCTTGAAAACGGAAACGTTTTAGAAAGAACTTATAAGTCTGGTGTTTCAACAGGTGTAATGAAGCCAGATCTAGATGAAAAAGAAGTTGAGTATATGTATGGAGATACTGACGGATTTAACTTCATGGACCAGTCTACTTACGAAACAATTCACGTTACAACTGAACAATGTGGGGATGCAGTTAATTACCTTCAAGAAGGGATTAAATTGTATGTTCTTTACTATAAAGGAAATCCAATTTCTATTGAACTTCCAAACTTCGTTGAGCTGAAAGTTACACAAACAGACCCTGGACTTAAAGGTGACACTGCACAAGGTGGACTGAAAAAGGCCATTATGGAAACTGGGCTTCAGGTAAACGTACCACTTTTCATCAACGAAGGTGAATTATTAAAAATTGATACACGTACAGGTGAATACGTAGAGCGTGTTAAAAGCTAA
- a CDS encoding type II 3-dehydroquinate dehydratase, whose product MAMKFMVINGPNLNMLGKREASIYGNDSLNDIQDYTESTLSKMGHSVQINWFQSNSETEIIDKIQGLVESDFSALIINPAAYSHTSVAILDALKMLSIPIVEVHLSNTHQRETFRQVKLTAKASTIIMEGLGKNAYLFGILTQLNKGN is encoded by the coding sequence ATGGCAATGAAATTTATGGTCATTAATGGACCTAATTTAAATATGTTGGGAAAAAGAGAAGCTTCTATCTATGGAAATGACTCTTTAAACGATATTCAAGACTATACAGAATCTACACTTTCAAAGATGGGACACAGTGTTCAAATCAACTGGTTTCAGTCAAATTCAGAAACCGAAATAATAGATAAAATACAGGGATTAGTGGAATCTGACTTTTCAGCTTTAATTATTAATCCTGCCGCGTATTCTCATACGAGTGTCGCAATCTTGGATGCACTGAAAATGTTATCAATACCAATTGTTGAAGTTCATTTAAGTAACACTCATCAGAGAGAGACCTTTAGACAGGTCAAGTTGACGGCCAAAGCCTCCACAATCATAATGGAGGGCCTAGGAAAAAATGCTTATTTATTCGGAATTTTAACTCAGTTAAATAAAGGAAATTAA
- the accB gene encoding acetyl-CoA carboxylase biotin carboxyl carrier protein, which produces MDFEKLKEFIEIAKEAGASSLEYEAGKEKFSVEFPTAGTVAPVAPIVAAAAAPQVAPQSKAATSADSGLLEITSPFVGTFYASPSPDADVYAKVGDRVSSGKVMCIVEAMKIMNEIESDVSGEIVEVCVENETYVEFGQVLFKIKP; this is translated from the coding sequence ATGGATTTTGAAAAGCTAAAAGAATTTATTGAAATCGCAAAAGAAGCAGGTGCTAGCTCACTTGAATATGAAGCAGGTAAAGAAAAATTTTCTGTTGAATTTCCAACCGCTGGAACTGTTGCTCCTGTTGCTCCAATCGTTGCAGCCGCTGCGGCTCCTCAGGTAGCCCCACAGTCTAAGGCAGCGACTTCTGCTGACTCTGGTCTTCTTGAAATTACTTCTCCTTTTGTTGGAACTTTTTATGCATCACCATCTCCTGATGCTGACGTATATGCAAAAGTTGGAGATAGAGTTTCAAGTGGTAAAGTCATGTGTATTGTTGAAGCCATGAAGATCATGAATGAAATTGAGTCAGATGTTTCTGGTGAGATTGTTGAGGTTTGTGTAGAGAACGAAACATACGTTGAGTTTGGACAAGTTCTTTTCAAAATCAAACCTTAA